GCCGAAGTAGTGACCAAGATGAAGGGGGCCGGTAGGCCGCATGCCGGAGACGATGCGTTTTCTTTCGCTCATGATGAATGTGGTGTTGGCTAAAAGGTTACATGGGGATGCCGAGCAGTCCGGCCATTGTATGCACCAGGGGCAGGATGATTTCGCCAACCAGTGAAAAACCGGTGAAGCGTCCCAACAGGATGATGCCGATGAGAAGAATAAATCCGTAGCGGCTTAAAGACATGAACTTGTAGGCTGCCTGCGGCGGTAGAAAGTACGCGACAACGTTGCTGCCGTCCAGAGGCGGAATAGGCAAAAGGTTGAATGCGCCCAGAATGAGGTTTACGAACACGCCGTAGTAGGCCACGGCATAGAACGCGCTTCGCCCGTCGATGTCGAAGGCGACCATGGCGTGAAATGTCAGCGCAAAAATCGCAGCCAGCAAAAAGTTCGTGCATGGTCCGGCCATGGCCGTGAGCATCATGCCCTGACGTGGGTTCCTGAAATATCGTGCGTTAACCGGAACGGGCCTTGCCCAGCCGAACTGGACAAAGAAAAAGGCCAGTGTGCCGATGGGGTCCAGGTGCTTGAGCGGGTTGAGCGTCAGCCTCCCCTGGGATTTGGCCGTGGGATCGCCGAGCAGATAGGCCACAAAGCCGTGGGCGACTTCGTGACAGACCAGGGCGATAAGCAGACCGGGAGCCATGATGAGATACAGTTGGAGGTCCTGTGTGGTAATATCGAACATGCGTTGCGGCTACCATGTCTGGGGGCGAAACGGCAAGGGGAATGTCTCAGGGAGAGACGTTTGTGCAGACAATAGTTTCGTGCAAAGTACCCTCCGGCATATGCCCGGAGGGTACCTGTAACAGAATAAAAAAATGTGCTTCTGATTACATTCCGGCTTTATTGAGGGCCATGCGGACTTTGTCTTTCAGTTCAGAAAGGTCCACGGATTTGACCACATAGTAATCAGCAGCAATCGATTTAAGGTCATGTTGAAAAGAGTCATATGCCGTGGAAAGGATGACCGGAATTTGCAAGTCTTTGGTCCTAATTTCCTGCAAGAGGTCAAGGCCGGAGCGGCTGACACCAAGTTTGATATCCAGAATGACGATGGTCGGGGTTTCTCGTTCCATCACGTCGAGGATGTCCTCTTCGCCGTCTGAGGTGGCAACTGTGTATCCATCAGCTTCCAGTTCTTCCCTGTAAAGCATACGGATATGTTTTTCATCATCAACAACGAGAATCTTCGGTTGGCTCATGAAATCCTCCTTGGGATTCTTCCCTTGAGGACAACATACGCGAATCCACTCTTTTGGGTCAA
The genomic region above belongs to uncultured Pseudodesulfovibrio sp. and contains:
- a CDS encoding site-2 protease family protein yields the protein MFDITTQDLQLYLIMAPGLLIALVCHEVAHGFVAYLLGDPTAKSQGRLTLNPLKHLDPIGTLAFFFVQFGWARPVPVNARYFRNPRQGMMLTAMAGPCTNFLLAAIFALTFHAMVAFDIDGRSAFYAVAYYGVFVNLILGAFNLLPIPPLDGSNVVAYFLPPQAAYKFMSLSRYGFILLIGIILLGRFTGFSLVGEIILPLVHTMAGLLGIPM
- a CDS encoding response regulator; amino-acid sequence: MSQPKILVVDDEKHIRMLYREELEADGYTVATSDGEEDILDVMERETPTIVILDIKLGVSRSGLDLLQEIRTKDLQIPVILSTAYDSFQHDLKSIAADYYVVKSVDLSELKDKVRMALNKAGM